From Vogesella sp. XCS3, the proteins below share one genomic window:
- a CDS encoding methyl-accepting chemotaxis protein produces MSTKQMSVAMRLGLGFGAVIFFMLLVFVIAMHGFRQINVQLSAITKENSPELVQINAMNDAVQEMRVQYRTVIIMNDAAELTKAVEIYNNSKTKYPEAYRKLQDLFAGQVEPMSEKERDLMNQIAAQAALTFPIVDRVVQLGAANQNEEAAAMMQSQANPAMGKLRSLISDLSSYETQLSVDMAKEADDKYNAAFMQMLTVSIIALVIGIVVAILIIRNIGRSLGGEPHYVADAMREVANGNLMVNVTVKPGDTTSLAASIATTIDKLRGIMAEVRSNADNLSSASQQVSATAQSLAQGASESAASVEETSASVEEMSSSINQTSDNAKLTESIATKAAREAAEGGDAVKQTVVAMRQIADKISIVDDIAYQTNLLALNAAIEAARAGEHGKGFAVVAAEVRKLAERSQVAAQEIGEVASGSVSMAERAGQLLEEIVRSSSKTADLVQEISAASMEQATGVGQINASVQQINAATQQSASSSEELASTAEEMSGQAENLQDLISFFRIETSGLGRRRNTPRGTASSQPAANLHGSVGGEADENDFVRF; encoded by the coding sequence ATGAGCACAAAACAAATGTCTGTTGCCATGCGCCTGGGCTTGGGCTTTGGCGCGGTGATTTTCTTCATGCTGCTGGTGTTTGTCATTGCCATGCATGGCTTCAGGCAGATCAATGTGCAGCTAAGCGCTATTACCAAGGAAAACAGCCCTGAGCTGGTGCAGATCAATGCTATGAACGACGCGGTACAGGAAATGCGCGTGCAGTACCGTACCGTCATCATCATGAATGATGCTGCCGAGCTGACCAAAGCAGTGGAAATTTATAACAACAGCAAGACCAAATACCCTGAAGCCTACCGCAAGCTGCAAGACCTGTTTGCCGGCCAGGTCGAGCCGATGAGCGAAAAAGAGCGCGACCTGATGAACCAGATTGCGGCACAGGCGGCGCTAACCTTTCCGATTGTCGACCGCGTAGTGCAGCTGGGTGCGGCCAACCAGAACGAAGAGGCGGCCGCGATGATGCAGTCGCAAGCTAACCCGGCCATGGGCAAGTTGCGTAGCCTGATTTCAGATCTGTCGTCCTACGAGACCCAGCTGAGTGTCGATATGGCTAAAGAAGCCGACGACAAGTACAACGCTGCTTTCATGCAGATGCTGACCGTGTCCATCATCGCGCTGGTGATAGGGATCGTGGTGGCCATCCTGATTATCCGTAACATTGGCCGTTCGCTGGGTGGCGAGCCGCACTACGTGGCAGATGCCATGCGCGAAGTAGCCAACGGCAACCTGATGGTGAATGTCACCGTGAAGCCGGGTGACACCACCAGCCTGGCGGCGTCCATTGCCACCACCATCGACAAGCTGCGCGGCATCATGGCCGAGGTGCGCAGCAACGCCGACAACCTGTCGTCTGCCTCGCAGCAGGTGAGCGCCACCGCCCAGTCGCTGGCACAAGGGGCCAGCGAGTCGGCCGCCAGCGTAGAGGAAACCTCGGCGTCGGTAGAAGAAATGTCCTCGTCCATCAACCAGACCAGCGATAACGCCAAGCTCACCGAAAGCATTGCCACCAAGGCCGCGCGCGAGGCAGCCGAGGGCGGCGACGCGGTGAAACAGACCGTGGTGGCCATGCGCCAGATTGCCGACAAGATCAGCATCGTGGACGACATTGCCTACCAGACCAACCTGCTGGCGCTGAACGCCGCCATCGAAGCGGCCCGCGCAGGCGAACACGGCAAGGGCTTTGCCGTGGTGGCGGCCGAGGTGCGCAAGCTGGCCGAACGCAGCCAGGTAGCAGCGCAGGAAATCGGCGAAGTGGCCAGCGGCAGCGTGTCCATGGCCGAGCGCGCCGGCCAGCTGCTGGAAGAAATCGTGCGCTCCAGCTCCAAAACCGCTGACCTGGTGCAGGAAATTTCTGCTGCATCGATGGAGCAGGCTACCGGCGTAGGCCAGATCAATGCCTCGGTACAGCAGATTAACGCGGCCACGCAGCAAAGCGCCTCGTCCAGCGAAGAGCTGGCGTCCACCGCCGAGGAAATGAGCGGCCAGGCAGAAAACCTGCAAGACCTGATTTCGTTCTTCCGCATTGAAACGTCGGGCCTGGGCCGTCGCCGTAATACGCCGCGTGGCACCGCCAGCAGCCAGCCTGCGGCCAACCTGCACGGCAGTGTGGGTGGCGAGGCGGACGAAAACGATTTCGTGCGCTTCTAA
- a CDS encoding chemotaxis protein CheW, with amino-acid sequence MGALTIRRGREAALVEEVHEDVLQYLTFQLSGETYAIGILSIKEILEYTTLTQVPLMPAFIRGVMNLRGAVVPVIDLAVRFGRNETGVSRRTCVVIIEVANEEMQQYIGILVDAVHEVLAIRAADIEPPPQFGSRIRVDFISGMARVDNRFVVLLDVEKVLSVEEMATLSAMNGGEVADLREAEV; translated from the coding sequence ATGGGTGCACTCACCATACGCCGGGGGCGGGAAGCCGCCCTGGTAGAGGAGGTCCACGAGGACGTCCTGCAATACCTGACTTTTCAGCTAAGCGGCGAGACCTACGCTATCGGTATCTTGTCCATCAAGGAGATTCTGGAATACACCACGCTGACCCAGGTGCCGCTGATGCCGGCGTTTATCCGCGGCGTGATGAACCTGCGCGGCGCCGTGGTGCCGGTGATCGACCTGGCGGTGCGCTTTGGCCGCAATGAAACCGGTGTATCGCGCCGCACCTGCGTGGTGATTATCGAGGTCGCCAACGAGGAGATGCAGCAGTACATCGGCATTCTGGTGGACGCGGTACACGAGGTACTGGCGATTCGCGCTGCCGATATCGAGCCGCCGCCGCAGTTTGGCAGCCGTATCCGCGTGGACTTCATCTCTGGCATGGCCAGGGTGGACAACCGTTTTGTGGTGCTGCTGGACGTGGAAAAAGTATTGTCGGTAGAAGAAATGGCCACCTTGTCTGCCATGAATGGTGGCGAGGTAGCCGACCTGCGCGAAGCCGAAGTATAA
- a CDS encoding protein-glutamate O-methyltransferase CheR has protein sequence MQLSDATFSRFAVWMKAQTGVHFPIGKKTLVHQRLTRRLAARNVATFEAYFRMLQDPAELTEREAAIDLLTTHETFFFREPKHFHWLEAQLRQHPVAGTLRIWSAASSSGEEVWSIAMLLADIRGMDGDWTLMGSDISQGVLARAEKGHYALQRCEGMPPDYLRRFCLKGVRQHAGTFMVCKELRRKVNFQLINLDKDLPTIGPYHVIFLRNVLIYFDAATKLQVVQRVLGRLSVGGFLLVSHSESLHGLPLPIQLVAPGIYRKLS, from the coding sequence ATGCAGTTATCTGATGCGACATTTTCACGTTTTGCCGTGTGGATGAAAGCCCAGACCGGGGTGCATTTCCCCATTGGCAAAAAAACCCTGGTGCACCAGCGCCTTACCCGCAGGTTGGCCGCACGCAATGTGGCCACCTTCGAGGCGTATTTCCGCATGCTGCAGGACCCGGCCGAGCTTACCGAGCGCGAGGCGGCCATCGACCTGCTGACCACGCATGAAACCTTCTTTTTTCGCGAACCCAAGCATTTTCACTGGCTGGAAGCGCAGCTGCGCCAGCACCCGGTAGCTGGCACGCTGCGCATCTGGAGCGCGGCGTCGTCCAGCGGCGAGGAGGTGTGGAGCATTGCCATGCTGCTGGCCGATATCCGCGGCATGGATGGCGACTGGACGCTGATGGGCAGCGATATCAGCCAGGGCGTGCTGGCGCGCGCGGAAAAGGGGCACTACGCGCTGCAGCGCTGCGAAGGCATGCCGCCGGACTACCTGCGCCGCTTCTGCCTGAAAGGGGTGCGCCAGCACGCCGGTACCTTCATGGTGTGCAAGGAGCTGCGCCGCAAGGTGAATTTCCAGCTGATCAACCTGGATAAAGACCTGCCCACCATCGGGCCCTACCACGTGATTTTCCTGCGCAATGTGCTGATCTACTTTGACGCGGCCACCAAGCTGCAAGTGGTACAGCGCGTGCTTGGCCGCTTGTCGGTAGGCGGTTTTTTACTGGTGAGCCATTCCGAAAGCCTGCACGGGCTGCCTTTGCCCATCCAGCTGGTGGCACCGGGTATTTACCGGAAGCTGTCATGA
- a CDS encoding chemotaxis protein CheD, with protein sequence MSESHMRNEVFLKPGEWYFGGEEALIKTLLGSCVSITLWHPRLKLGGMCHYLLSQRKNGEISDTFSGRYADEAMLLLVREALRSGRPLREFQVKLIGGASVLSGSERDGQVTDVPGENIVMARLLATQLGLNVQAEDFGGSGARLVLFDVACGDVWVRQSSERDAPVSHRASHRKRAST encoded by the coding sequence ATGAGCGAATCCCACATGCGTAACGAAGTGTTCCTGAAACCCGGCGAATGGTATTTCGGCGGCGAGGAAGCACTGATCAAGACACTGCTGGGGTCGTGTGTGTCCATCACCCTGTGGCACCCGCGGCTGAAGCTGGGCGGCATGTGCCACTACCTGCTGTCGCAACGCAAGAATGGTGAAATCAGCGACACCTTCAGCGGCCGCTACGCCGACGAGGCCATGCTGCTGCTGGTACGCGAAGCGCTGCGCAGCGGGCGGCCGCTGCGCGAGTTCCAGGTCAAGCTGATCGGCGGCGCGTCGGTGCTATCGGGTAGCGAGCGCGACGGCCAGGTGACCGACGTCCCCGGGGAGAACATCGTGATGGCCAGGCTATTGGCTACCCAGCTGGGCCTGAACGTGCAGGCAGAAGATTTTGGCGGTAGCGGCGCGCGGCTGGTGTTGTTTGACGTGGCCTGCGGCGATGTGTGGGTGCGGCAGAGCAGTGAGCGTGATGCGCCGGTGAGCCATCGCGCCAGCCATAGAAAAAGGGCTTCAACATGA
- a CDS encoding chemotaxis response regulator protein-glutamate methylesterase: MTIKVMLVDDSAVVRQVLTAVFTQASGIEVADVAHDPIMAMEKMKARWPDVIVLDVEMPRMDGITFLKQLMSTRPTPVVICSSLTQKGSDMAMNALAAGAVEVIAKPTGGVKAFLEANGNALVQAVKAAASARMGNVRVAPAPTAPSGGKPLLATPSKLSADAVLDAPTGREMFSTTERIVVIGTSTGGTQALEHILTRLPRGCPGIAIVQHMPERFTSSFAERLNRLSVIEVKEAANGDRIIPGRALIAPGGKHMMIKRSGAFYHVDIVDGPPVSRHKPSVDVLFRSAAKFAGRNALGVIMTGMGDDGAKGLKELHDTGAHTIAQDEQSCVVFGMPKEAIKLGAARDVLSLDALPGAISKH, encoded by the coding sequence ATGACAATCAAGGTAATGCTGGTAGATGACTCCGCCGTGGTGCGCCAGGTATTGACCGCAGTCTTTACCCAGGCTTCCGGCATCGAGGTAGCGGACGTGGCGCACGACCCTATTATGGCCATGGAAAAAATGAAGGCGCGCTGGCCGGATGTGATCGTGCTGGACGTGGAAATGCCGCGCATGGACGGTATCACCTTTCTCAAACAGCTGATGAGCACGCGGCCAACCCCGGTGGTGATTTGCTCGTCGCTGACGCAAAAAGGCTCGGACATGGCCATGAACGCGCTGGCGGCTGGCGCGGTAGAGGTCATTGCCAAGCCTACCGGCGGGGTAAAAGCGTTTCTGGAGGCCAACGGTAACGCGCTGGTGCAGGCGGTAAAAGCCGCTGCCTCTGCGCGCATGGGCAATGTGCGGGTGGCGCCAGCCCCCACTGCACCATCCGGCGGCAAGCCACTGTTAGCCACGCCCAGCAAGCTGTCTGCCGATGCCGTGCTGGACGCGCCTACCGGGCGCGAGATGTTCAGCACCACCGAGCGTATTGTGGTGATTGGCACCTCCACCGGCGGCACGCAGGCGCTGGAGCACATTCTTACCCGCCTGCCGCGCGGCTGCCCGGGCATCGCCATCGTGCAGCACATGCCGGAGCGCTTTACCTCGTCGTTTGCCGAGCGGCTGAACCGGCTGTCGGTGATCGAGGTAAAAGAAGCGGCCAACGGTGACCGCATCATTCCCGGCCGTGCGCTGATTGCGCCGGGCGGCAAACACATGATGATCAAGCGCAGCGGGGCGTTTTACCACGTGGATATTGTGGATGGCCCGCCGGTAAGCCGGCACAAGCCGTCGGTGGACGTGCTGTTCCGCTCGGCCGCCAAGTTTGCCGGGCGCAATGCGCTGGGCGTGATCATGACCGGCATGGGCGACGACGGTGCCAAGGGGCTGAAAGAGCTGCACGATACCGGCGCGCATACCATTGCCCAGGACGAGCAAAGCTGTGTGGTATTCGGCATGCCCAAAGAAGCCATCAAGCTGGGCGCGGCGCGCGATGTGCTGTCGCTGGATGCACTACCGGGGGCCATTAGTAAACACTAA
- a CDS encoding EAL domain-containing protein, producing MPKFTLQDVLIVDDSPSQLLLLAELCRKMRISEVRTARNGEEALQAMRERLPSLLVLDLEMPKVDGVQVLQRMAREGLVTPVVVASAKDPMLIATVELMGRELGLPVLGALQKPISLAELGDLVSRAYQHGASSGQSQPLCADSDIRLALDHGEIVPYYQPKVTLHGQLLKGAELLARWPQGDDVVMPSRFIPVIEHCGWSTELTLLMLQQGLAQWQQWARRGLRLPMSINLSALSMDSGELVGRIEQQVAQSKVPPRYIIFEITETAVADNLAEAMGVAARLRLAGFGLSIDDFGTGFATMQQLVRFPFTELKIDQSLVQSISHKSHLENVVHSVIELAKRMNLTTVAEGIETEGDQLCLNNRGCVLGQGYLYAKPLPPTQFESWIRQRRQHEGAPA from the coding sequence ATGCCCAAGTTTACATTGCAAGATGTTCTGATCGTGGATGACAGCCCGTCGCAGCTTTTGCTGCTGGCGGAGCTGTGCCGCAAGATGCGTATCAGCGAAGTGCGTACTGCCCGTAACGGCGAAGAAGCGCTGCAAGCCATGCGCGAGCGTCTGCCTTCTTTGCTGGTGCTCGATCTGGAAATGCCCAAGGTCGATGGCGTGCAGGTTCTGCAGCGCATGGCGCGCGAAGGCCTGGTCACGCCTGTGGTGGTGGCCTCGGCCAAAGACCCGATGCTGATCGCCACGGTAGAGCTGATGGGCCGCGAGCTGGGCCTCCCGGTGCTGGGTGCCTTGCAAAAGCCCATTAGTCTGGCCGAGCTGGGCGACCTGGTAAGCCGTGCTTACCAACACGGTGCCAGCAGCGGGCAGAGCCAGCCTTTGTGTGCCGATAGCGATATCCGCCTGGCGCTGGACCACGGCGAGATCGTGCCTTATTACCAGCCCAAGGTGACCTTGCATGGTCAGCTATTGAAAGGTGCCGAGCTACTGGCACGTTGGCCGCAAGGTGACGATGTGGTGATGCCGTCGCGCTTTATCCCGGTAATCGAGCATTGCGGCTGGAGCACCGAGCTGACGTTGCTGATGCTGCAGCAGGGCCTGGCGCAGTGGCAGCAGTGGGCGCGGCGCGGCTTGCGCCTGCCCATGTCCATCAACCTGTCGGCGCTGTCCATGGATAGTGGCGAGCTGGTCGGGCGCATCGAACAGCAGGTGGCGCAGAGCAAGGTGCCGCCGCGCTATATCATTTTCGAGATTACCGAGACCGCTGTTGCCGATAACCTGGCCGAGGCCATGGGCGTGGCCGCGCGCCTGCGGCTGGCGGGCTTTGGCTTGTCGATAGACGACTTCGGTACCGGCTTTGCCACCATGCAGCAACTGGTGCGTTTTCCGTTTACCGAGCTGAAAATCGACCAGTCACTGGTGCAGTCCATCAGTCATAAATCGCATCTGGAAAACGTGGTGCATAGCGTGATCGAGCTGGCCAAACGCATGAACCTGACCACGGTAGCCGAAGGGATTGAAACCGAGGGCGACCAGCTATGCCTGAATAATCGCGGCTGCGTGCTGGGGCAGGGCTATTTGTACGCCAAGCCACTGCCGCCGACCCAGTTCGAGTCCTGGATACGCCAGCGCCGCCAGCACGAGGGCGCACCGGCCTGA
- a CDS encoding porin family protein, whose translation MKKLIIATLFAAAGTTAFAADTGTYVFGNLGVSANQWTLKDGSAAKAGVSDKKVKNDDATSGMFEVGFGQRVNDNFAVEGSYLNHGDGTELKGAGKLDYDAFRVAALGIIPVNDQFEVYGKVSANHIRSKFTSSTAALQGSKDSTFGVGLGLGANYKLNKQVSLRAEYDGIGNIKHKEITDTAPVGALKVGMTYRF comes from the coding sequence ATGAAAAAGCTGATTATTGCCACCCTCTTCGCCGCTGCCGGCACCACCGCATTCGCAGCCGATACCGGCACCTATGTATTCGGCAACCTGGGCGTGTCCGCCAACCAGTGGACCCTGAAAGACGGCTCCGCCGCCAAAGCCGGCGTGAGCGACAAGAAAGTAAAGAATGACGATGCCACTTCCGGCATGTTTGAAGTAGGTTTCGGCCAGCGCGTAAACGACAACTTCGCCGTAGAAGGCAGCTACCTGAATCACGGTGATGGCACCGAGCTCAAAGGCGCAGGCAAACTGGACTACGACGCCTTTCGTGTCGCTGCACTTGGCATTATCCCTGTAAACGACCAGTTCGAAGTGTACGGCAAGGTATCGGCCAACCACATCCGCAGCAAATTCACCAGCAGCACCGCCGCGCTGCAGGGCAGCAAGGACAGCACCTTCGGCGTGGGCCTGGGGCTGGGTGCCAACTACAAGCTGAACAAACAAGTGAGCCTGCGTGCCGAATACGACGGCATCGGCAACATCAAGCATAAAGAGATCACTGACACCGCACCGGTAGGCGCGCTGAAAGTGGGCATGACTTACCGCTTCTAA
- a CDS encoding ATP-binding protein, whose product MKPPATLAALFARYFVQTMVVQFILLLGFVTLLIFLTSGADRDRIEQQMDGTVRMIQRQLLAQPPARRPAELATVNELFAYPIKLLPAIPAGLGDDARARLASGQSWLDYGNELLYAPLPGTRQILQLGPLNQEAEPHNFLQTEWGLFLLWFGFFGVPMGVLIYLNLRPHWQSLIALRSTANQLAEGDLSARAATLKSPLFAPLGSVINDMATALERQVETRQALAHAVAHELRTPVARLRFGLSMLDEAEDDDERQQYREGMERDLTELDELLNISLSYARLDRGEVALQYETVDLNEWFDDLVDLMQPLRPGQLQLGLSCAPGSATFDRKLMYVATRNLLLNAFKYASNQVHMTVSLADGQLHIAVDDDGPGIPAAERERIFEPFQRLDRSRDRATGGHGLGLSFVRLIALHHGGHAHADVASLGGARMAITLPQHPAAS is encoded by the coding sequence GTGAAACCGCCGGCAACGTTGGCCGCATTGTTTGCCCGTTATTTCGTGCAAACCATGGTGGTACAGTTCATCCTGCTGCTGGGTTTTGTCACCCTGCTGATCTTCCTGACCTCCGGCGCCGACCGCGACCGCATAGAGCAGCAAATGGATGGCACCGTGCGCATGATCCAGCGCCAGTTGCTGGCACAGCCCCCTGCACGCCGGCCGGCCGAGCTGGCTACCGTCAACGAGCTGTTCGCCTACCCCATCAAACTGCTGCCAGCCATACCCGCCGGCCTGGGCGACGACGCGCGTGCCAGGCTAGCAAGCGGCCAAAGCTGGCTGGATTACGGTAACGAGCTGCTATACGCCCCCTTGCCCGGCACACGCCAGATTCTGCAACTGGGCCCGCTCAACCAGGAGGCCGAGCCGCATAACTTCCTGCAAACCGAATGGGGCTTGTTCCTGCTGTGGTTCGGCTTCTTTGGCGTCCCCATGGGCGTGTTGATCTACCTGAACCTGCGCCCGCACTGGCAGTCGCTCATCGCCCTGCGCAGTACCGCCAACCAGCTGGCCGAGGGCGACCTGTCCGCCCGCGCCGCCACGCTGAAAAGCCCCTTGTTTGCCCCCTTGGGCAGCGTCATCAACGATATGGCCACCGCGCTGGAGCGCCAGGTGGAAACCCGCCAGGCGCTGGCGCACGCCGTAGCGCACGAGCTGCGCACCCCGGTAGCACGCCTGCGCTTTGGCCTGTCCATGCTGGACGAGGCAGAAGACGATGACGAACGCCAGCAATACCGCGAAGGCATGGAACGCGACCTCACCGAGCTGGATGAGCTGCTGAACATCAGCCTCAGCTACGCGCGGCTGGACCGTGGCGAAGTGGCGCTGCAGTACGAAACCGTGGACCTGAACGAATGGTTTGATGACCTTGTCGACCTGATGCAGCCACTACGCCCCGGCCAGCTGCAGCTGGGCCTGAGCTGCGCGCCAGGCAGTGCCACCTTCGACCGCAAGCTGATGTACGTGGCCACACGCAACCTGCTGCTGAACGCGTTCAAATACGCCAGCAACCAGGTCCACATGACGGTCAGCCTGGCAGACGGGCAGCTGCATATTGCCGTGGACGACGACGGCCCCGGCATCCCGGCTGCCGAGCGCGAGCGCATTTTCGAGCCCTTCCAGCGCCTGGACCGCTCGCGCGACCGCGCCACCGGCGGGCATGGTCTGGGCCTGTCGTTTGTCCGGCTGATCGCCCTGCACCACGGCGGCCATGCCCATGCCGACGTGGCCAGCCTGGGCGGCGCCCGCATGGCCATTACCCTGCCGCAGCACCCTGCGGCCAGCTAG
- a CDS encoding response regulator, with the protein MPPRLLLVEDDQRLADLVRVYLSKHGYEVLHHGRGDTAAEQILAENPDLVILDVMLPGKDGFEVCRDIRPRYHGRILMMTARDEEIDEILGLELGADDYLTKPVEPRRLLARIRALLRRSEGESSQASEDGRIVFGQFSISQATREAALGSDTLELTTAEFDLLWLLASHAGEILSRDDIMNALRGIGFDGLDRSIDARISRLRKKLGDNPDTPTRIKTVRGKGYLFSRSDWE; encoded by the coding sequence ATGCCCCCACGCCTGTTACTAGTAGAAGATGACCAACGCCTGGCAGACCTGGTACGCGTCTATCTGAGCAAGCACGGTTACGAGGTACTGCATCATGGCCGGGGCGATACCGCGGCCGAACAGATCCTGGCAGAAAACCCTGACCTGGTGATACTGGACGTGATGCTGCCAGGCAAAGACGGCTTCGAAGTCTGCCGCGATATCCGCCCGCGCTACCATGGCCGCATCCTGATGATGACGGCGCGCGACGAGGAAATCGACGAAATCCTGGGCCTGGAACTCGGCGCCGACGACTACCTTACCAAGCCGGTAGAGCCTCGGCGGCTGCTAGCGCGCATCCGCGCCCTGCTACGCCGTAGCGAAGGCGAAAGCAGCCAGGCCAGCGAAGATGGCCGCATCGTGTTTGGCCAGTTCAGCATCAGCCAGGCGACCCGCGAAGCCGCACTGGGCAGCGACACGCTGGAGCTCACCACTGCCGAATTCGACCTGCTGTGGCTGCTGGCCAGCCACGCGGGGGAAATCCTGTCGCGCGACGACATCATGAATGCGCTGCGCGGCATCGGCTTTGACGGGCTGGACCGCTCCATCGACGCCCGCATCTCGCGCCTGCGCAAAAAACTGGGCGATAACCCCGATACGCCAACGCGCATCAAGACCGTACGCGGCAAAGGCTACCTGTTCTCGCGGAGCGATTGGGAGTGA
- a CDS encoding outer membrane beta-barrel protein, with product MKKNLLLLALLAPLAAYAVDSSKDEYIGGNLSLSRHSVTMPGYTTTKTDNNGNGYGLRAGFYSHDNLSWELDYQNYGKSERTLSNGSKVESELSSVGVSAIGHLPLNEKLGLYGRAGLARVESKTTGANSFKARKTVPVIGIGVESQIQPDLRAFVEVAKTGKVKSSTGGQEDTHSGTRLSGGITYHY from the coding sequence ATGAAAAAGAACTTGCTACTGCTGGCCCTGCTGGCTCCGCTGGCTGCCTACGCAGTGGACAGCAGCAAAGACGAGTACATTGGCGGCAACCTGTCCCTGAGCCGTCACAGCGTCACAATGCCTGGCTACACCACTACCAAGACCGACAACAACGGCAACGGCTACGGCCTGCGCGCCGGCTTCTACAGCCACGACAACCTGTCCTGGGAACTGGACTACCAGAACTACGGTAAAAGCGAGCGTACCCTCAGCAACGGCAGCAAAGTGGAATCCGAGCTGTCCAGCGTAGGTGTCAGCGCCATCGGCCACCTGCCGCTTAATGAAAAACTGGGCCTGTACGGCCGTGCTGGTTTGGCACGCGTAGAAAGCAAAACTACCGGCGCCAACAGCTTCAAGGCGCGCAAAACCGTACCGGTGATCGGCATTGGCGTAGAATCCCAGATTCAGCCCGATCTGCGTGCTTTTGTAGAAGTCGCCAAGACCGGCAAGGTAAAATCCAGCACCGGCGGCCAGGAAGATACCCACTCCGGCACCCGCCTGAGCGGTGGCATCACCTATCATTACTGA
- the thrB gene encoding homoserine kinase yields MSVYTSVSSDDMQAWLQRYALGELVELKGIAAGITNTNYFVTTTHGRYVLTLFEVLQLEELPYFLQLKSHLSRHGVACPAPIADHNDQFASLLAGKPACLVSCLHGSDVSAPNAAQCHAVGEMLAQMHMAGATFPLRMDNPRGPAWWAHTASTLYHAMPPADAAMLRDEITFQAGHRFDFLPRGVIHADLFKDNVLMDGDRIAGFIDFYYACNDILLYDIAIAVNDWARLPDGSIDDTLASALLAGYQAVRPLSASEADAWPVMLRAGALRFWVSRLLDFHQPASGELTFTKDPGVFQQLLAAHRQRTHFWL; encoded by the coding sequence ATGTCCGTGTACACCTCGGTTTCCAGCGACGACATGCAGGCCTGGCTGCAGCGCTACGCGCTGGGCGAGCTGGTAGAACTCAAAGGCATCGCCGCCGGCATCACCAATACCAATTACTTTGTCACCACCACGCACGGCCGTTATGTGCTGACGCTGTTCGAGGTACTGCAGCTGGAAGAGCTGCCCTACTTTCTCCAGCTCAAAAGCCACCTGTCGCGCCACGGCGTCGCCTGCCCGGCGCCGATTGCCGACCACAACGACCAGTTTGCCTCGCTGCTGGCCGGCAAGCCCGCCTGCCTGGTGAGCTGCCTGCACGGCAGCGACGTCAGTGCGCCCAATGCGGCACAGTGCCACGCAGTCGGTGAAATGCTGGCTCAAATGCACATGGCTGGCGCCACCTTCCCGCTGCGCATGGATAACCCGCGCGGCCCGGCCTGGTGGGCACACACCGCCAGCACGCTATACCACGCCATGCCGCCAGCCGATGCGGCCATGCTGCGCGACGAGATCACCTTTCAGGCCGGCCACCGCTTTGACTTTCTGCCGCGCGGCGTGATCCACGCCGACCTGTTCAAAGACAACGTGCTGATGGATGGCGACCGCATTGCCGGCTTTATCGACTTCTATTACGCCTGCAACGACATCCTGTTGTACGACATCGCCATTGCCGTAAACGACTGGGCCCGCCTGCCCGATGGCAGCATCGACGATACCCTGGCCAGCGCCTTGCTGGCCGGCTATCAGGCCGTGCGCCCGCTTAGCGCCAGCGAAGCCGATGCCTGGCCGGTGATGCTGCGCGCGGGGGCGCTACGCTTCTGGGTATCGCGCCTGCTGGACTTCCACCAGCCGGCCAGTGGCGAGCTGACGTTTACCAAAGACCCGGGCGTGTTCCAGCAGCTGTTGGCCGCGCACCGCCAACGCACGCACTTCTGGCTGTAA
- a CDS encoding DUF2782 domain-containing protein yields the protein MQRLLLATLMAASLAAYADTPPATVPPPPATLSGPQPEVRVYQNGPDTVEEYRMNGKVYMVKVTPQGAPAYFMMDEDGKGVMQRVSPSQQQVTPRWVLMTF from the coding sequence ATGCAGCGCCTTTTGCTGGCTACCCTTATGGCAGCCTCGCTCGCGGCTTACGCCGACACGCCCCCCGCCACCGTCCCGCCACCGCCCGCCACGCTCAGCGGCCCGCAGCCGGAAGTCCGCGTTTACCAGAACGGCCCGGACACCGTGGAAGAATACCGGATGAACGGCAAAGTCTATATGGTGAAAGTCACCCCGCAGGGTGCACCGGCCTACTTCATGATGGATGAAGACGGCAAAGGCGTGATGCAGCGCGTTTCCCCCTCCCAGCAGCAGGTTACCCCGCGCTGGGTACTGATGACGTTCTAG